The Rhodococcus sp. ABRD24 genome contains the following window.
GCACTGATCATGCTGGAACTCATCGACATTCACACCGGCTACGGCCGCACCGAGATCATCCACGGCGCCACCGTCACCGTGCCTGCCGACGGCGTCGCCGCGGTGATGGGGCACAACGGCGCCGGAAAGACCACCCTGTTGCGCGCCGCCGTCGGACTCGCGAAGTGCACGTCGGGCAAGGTGCTGCTGGACGGCGACGACATCACCAGGCTGCGCCCCAGCGCCCGCGTCGCCCGCGGCCTGGCATACGTCCCACAGGGGCAGCAATCGTTCGGGCAGCTCACGTGTGCCGAGAATCTGCAGGTGGTCGCCGACGGTCGCAAGCGTGGCAAGGCGCTCATCGAGCAGCAGCTCGCACTGTTCCCAGCACTCGAACCACTCCTGAGTCGCCGGGCCGGGCTG
Protein-coding sequences here:
- the urtE gene encoding urea ABC transporter ATP-binding subunit UrtE, giving the protein MLELIDIHTGYGRTEIIHGATVTVPADGVAAVMGHNGAGKTTLLRAAVGLAKCTSGKVLLDGDDITRLRPSARVARGLAYVPQGQQSFGQLTCAENLQVVADGRKRGKALIEQQLALFPALEPLLSRRAGLLSGGQRQQLAIARALITEPRVLVLDEPTEGIQPSVVAEIEAAIVELTLRGNLGVLLVEQHIGFALQSAERYYILESGRVTSSGAGGADAESVVRDAMAI